A stretch of the Candidatus Cetobacterium colombiensis genome encodes the following:
- a CDS encoding mechanosensitive ion channel, whose protein sequence is MEEIKLLILNNVTLNIIASIIILLVGLALASIIVSKLQHVLTKTKLFSNLEHEITGKEGGTSTYAIKTLLKFIYYIFVIFIIGIIMEKLGFSRLVNPILNLLDPIFSYIPNVLGGIVLLIIAIILAKLSQKFSEMFFKKLKVDEKVQSNNNDVSIAKIFSEIISLVVFVLILPGVLAALRLDKILIPITDMLTKFLNYIPSIIGAVLVLVVGWFIASKLRDILKGVLDSFKLDEKLSVDGKVLFEGKLSSLIANIVYILVLIPVFSASLNYLGLDIIISPVISMLNILFSYVPNLVGVALVLVIALYFGRIIENIISNLLIGLKFDSYLEKAGLKTADNNYSKLIGKFSKILVLYFAVIQSIEILNFGSLQDLSLKLTLLLGDILLGIIIIGIGIIVANYVAKIIENTSLDNKKQISTIAKIAIIVFVGAMGLRQMGIANEIINLAFGFTVGALAIAFAIAFGIGGKDLAKEKLQKLSECKKEEEKEEKKED, encoded by the coding sequence ATGGAAGAAATCAAGCTTTTAATTCTTAATAATGTTACACTTAACATTATTGCGTCAATTATTATTTTATTAGTTGGTTTAGCACTGGCATCTATAATTGTTAGTAAACTTCAACATGTTTTAACTAAAACAAAGTTGTTTTCAAATTTAGAACATGAAATCACTGGTAAAGAAGGCGGAACAAGTACTTATGCTATAAAGACATTGCTTAAATTTATTTATTATATCTTTGTAATATTTATAATAGGTATAATAATGGAAAAGTTAGGATTTAGTAGATTAGTAAATCCAATTTTAAATCTTTTAGATCCAATATTCTCTTATATTCCAAATGTTTTAGGAGGTATTGTTCTACTAATTATTGCAATTATATTAGCTAAACTTTCTCAAAAGTTTTCTGAAATGTTCTTTAAAAAGTTGAAAGTTGATGAAAAAGTTCAATCAAATAACAATGATGTTTCAATTGCTAAAATTTTTAGTGAGATAATATCATTAGTTGTATTTGTTTTAATCTTACCTGGAGTGCTTGCTGCATTAAGATTGGATAAAATATTAATTCCAATAACTGATATGCTGACAAAATTCTTAAACTATATTCCTAGTATAATAGGTGCAGTATTAGTTTTAGTAGTTGGATGGTTTATAGCATCAAAACTAAGAGATATTTTAAAAGGAGTTTTAGATTCATTTAAATTAGATGAAAAACTAAGTGTAGACGGAAAGGTTTTATTTGAAGGAAAGTTATCTAGTTTAATAGCTAATATTGTTTATATATTAGTTTTAATTCCTGTATTTTCAGCATCATTAAACTATTTAGGTTTAGATATAATTATATCTCCAGTAATAAGTATGTTAAATATTTTATTTAGTTATGTACCTAACTTAGTTGGAGTAGCATTAGTTTTAGTAATTGCTCTATACTTTGGAAGAATTATTGAAAATATAATATCAAATTTATTAATCGGTTTAAAGTTTGATTCATATTTAGAAAAAGCGGGTTTAAAAACTGCAGATAATAATTATTCAAAATTAATTGGAAAATTTTCAAAGATATTAGTTCTTTATTTTGCAGTTATTCAATCAATAGAAATATTAAATTTTGGATCACTACAAGATTTAAGTTTAAAATTAACTTTATTACTTGGTGATATTTTATTAGGAATAATTATAATAGGTATTGGAATAATCGTTGCAAATTATGTTGCAAAGATTATAGAAAATACATCTTTAGATAATAAGAAACAAATTTCAACAATTGCAAAAATAGCAATAATAGTATTTGTAGGAGCTATGGGTCTTAGACAAATGGGAATAGCAAATGAGATTATAAACTTAGCTTTTGGATTTACTGTTGGAGCGTTAGCAATTGCCTTTGCGATAGCTTTTGGAATTGGAGGAAAAGATTTAGCAAAAGAAAAGCTTCAAAAATTAAGTGAGTGTAAAAAAGAAGAAGAAAAAGAAGAGAAAAAAGAAGACTAA
- a CDS encoding NAD-dependent protein deacylase, translating into MNEKWNKLVDILKTSNNIVFFGGAGTSTESGIPDFRGKDGLYSRKYKGYDPEEILHIDFFIKNRKIFNEFLEEKMNFKNIKPNKGHYALVKLEQMGKLKAVITQNIDNLHQDAGSINVLELHGNISHFYCLSCGRIESKNFSCDCGGITRPPVTLYGENLDEEVTKLAINSIKKADTLIVAGTSLTVYPAAYYIQYFKGKNLVIINADETKYDQYATLVIRDSFAQVMDYAINKI; encoded by the coding sequence ATGAATGAAAAATGGAATAAACTAGTTGATATTTTAAAAACTAGCAATAACATCGTTTTTTTTGGAGGAGCAGGTACTTCAACAGAAAGTGGAATCCCCGATTTTAGAGGAAAAGATGGACTTTACAGCAGGAAATATAAAGGTTATGATCCTGAAGAGATTTTACATATCGATTTTTTTATAAAAAATAGAAAAATTTTCAATGAATTTTTAGAAGAGAAAATGAATTTTAAAAATATAAAACCTAATAAAGGTCATTATGCTTTGGTTAAATTAGAACAAATGGGAAAACTTAAAGCTGTTATAACTCAAAATATAGATAATTTACATCAAGATGCAGGTTCTATTAATGTTTTAGAACTTCACGGCAACATCTCACACTTTTACTGTTTATCTTGTGGGAGAATAGAATCAAAAAATTTTAGTTGTGATTGTGGTGGTATTACTCGTCCGCCTGTAACTCTTTATGGAGAAAATTTAGATGAAGAAGTGACAAAACTTGCTATCAATTCTATAAAAAAAGCTGATACTTTAATCGTTGCAGGTACAAGTTTAACTGTATATCCAGCAGCTTATTATATTCAATATTTTAAAGGCAAAAATTTAGTTATTATAAATGCTGATGAAACTAAATATGATCAATATGCAACTCTTGTTATTAGAGATAGTTTTGCACAAGTTATGGACTATGCAATCAATAAAATTTAA
- a CDS encoding DeoR/GlpR family DNA-binding transcription regulator codes for MFVEERKQRILNILKQKEKVSVNELSNLFSVSKVIIRKDLCQMEEENLLTRTHGGAIFKKKIVNKSILKDINKDEFEKITFLAEKILNVIEENETIFLDESKISILAAALLQKKKMKISVISNSLEIQKILSENKDIQIISLGGVYDSKSNSFTGEIARDNLELFNIDKTFISVGGVNIDKMFLSTHSIDNGKFKNTAIKMGSKNYIIAENKQFFQDSIFNFSQLEPQMNIITDESLSKEIYNKLIEQQINVIK; via the coding sequence ATGTTTGTAGAAGAAAGAAAACAAAGAATTTTAAACATATTAAAACAAAAAGAAAAGGTATCAGTTAATGAGTTAAGTAACCTTTTTTCAGTTAGTAAAGTTATTATTAGAAAAGATCTTTGTCAAATGGAAGAAGAGAATCTTTTAACTAGAACTCATGGAGGAGCTATTTTCAAAAAAAAGATTGTTAATAAATCTATCTTAAAAGATATTAATAAAGACGAATTTGAAAAAATTACTTTTTTAGCTGAAAAAATCTTAAATGTTATAGAAGAAAATGAAACTATTTTTCTTGATGAATCTAAAATATCTATTTTAGCTGCTGCATTACTACAAAAAAAGAAAATGAAAATATCAGTGATTTCTAACTCTCTTGAAATACAAAAAATATTATCAGAGAATAAAGATATTCAAATAATCTCTTTAGGTGGAGTTTATGATTCAAAAAGTAACTCTTTTACAGGAGAAATTGCTAGAGATAATTTAGAACTTTTTAATATTGACAAGACTTTTATAAGTGTTGGAGGAGTAAATATAGATAAAATGTTTCTAAGTACTCATAGTATTGATAATGGGAAATTTAAAAATACAGCTATTAAAATGGGATCTAAAAATTATATTATCGCAGAAAATAAACAATTTTTTCAAGATTCAATTTTTAATTTTTCACAACTAGAACCTCAAATGAATATTATCACAGATGAATCTCTCTCTAAAGAGATTTATAATAAATTAATCGAACAACAAATCAATGTGATTAAATAA
- a CDS encoding phytoene desaturase family protein, which yields MEKKEVLIIGAGPGGLAAGLLLSSKGYSVKIFEKKPYVGGRNSSFNLGEYKFDLGPTFFLMPKILEDIFIEAGERLDEHVNLIEINPMYRLKFYGLDDFNPYSHNKRFLMYGELEKIFPYSSKFYDKYMENEGKKFSKLEPCLKVPYLSIFDYLKPNFLKALPHLDAHKSIYKVLSKYFKEDELRLAFTFQAKYIGMSPWIAPGTFSIISYLEHKYGVFHIEGGLNQVSKAMGDLIKERSGDIFIDTTVKQILFENNKKAVGVELEDGSIIKGDYIVINADFATAMKKLIPPNLRNKYSDEKLEKKRYSCSTFMLYLGVDKIYKNIPHHNIIFAKDYKKNLKKISSYKNVGGDFSFYVQNPSVTDATLASEGKSSIYVLVPVANNNSSIDWNLEKDEFVQLVLEKLEKIAEFKGIRDHIEELKIITPDDWESDYDVYKGAVFNLSHDLGQMLWLRPHNELEGYKNLFLVGGGTHPGSGLPTIYGSAKIVTDLIERKKKL from the coding sequence ATGGAAAAAAAAGAGGTTTTGATTATAGGAGCAGGACCTGGTGGATTGGCAGCAGGACTATTATTATCTAGCAAAGGATATTCAGTAAAAATATTTGAAAAGAAACCATATGTAGGAGGAAGAAATTCATCTTTTAATCTTGGAGAATATAAGTTTGATTTAGGACCTACATTTTTTTTAATGCCTAAAATCTTAGAAGATATTTTTATAGAAGCTGGAGAAAGATTAGATGAACATGTGAACCTTATAGAGATTAATCCTATGTATAGACTAAAATTTTATGGATTAGATGATTTTAATCCATATTCACATAATAAGAGATTTTTGATGTATGGAGAATTAGAAAAAATATTTCCCTATAGTTCTAAATTCTATGATAAATATATGGAGAACGAAGGTAAAAAGTTTAGTAAGTTAGAACCATGTTTAAAGGTTCCTTATCTTTCAATTTTTGATTATTTAAAGCCTAATTTTTTAAAAGCTTTACCTCATCTAGATGCTCATAAATCTATTTATAAAGTATTAAGTAAATATTTTAAAGAGGATGAGTTAAGATTAGCTTTTACATTTCAAGCAAAGTATATAGGAATGTCACCTTGGATAGCTCCTGGAACATTTTCAATTATTTCATATTTAGAGCATAAATATGGAGTTTTTCATATTGAAGGTGGATTAAATCAGGTTTCTAAAGCAATGGGTGATTTAATAAAAGAGCGTAGTGGAGATATTTTTATAGATACAACAGTTAAACAAATATTATTTGAAAATAATAAAAAAGCTGTTGGTGTAGAGTTAGAAGATGGGTCAATTATTAAAGGAGATTATATAGTAATTAATGCTGATTTCGCAACGGCAATGAAAAAATTGATACCTCCAAATTTGAGAAATAAATATTCTGACGAAAAATTAGAAAAGAAAAGATACTCTTGCTCAACTTTTATGCTATATTTAGGTGTTGATAAAATTTACAAAAATATTCCTCATCACAATATAATTTTTGCAAAGGATTATAAGAAGAATTTAAAAAAAATATCTAGTTATAAAAATGTAGGTGGAGACTTTTCTTTTTATGTTCAAAACCCATCAGTAACAGATGCCACTTTAGCTTCAGAGGGAAAGTCTTCAATTTATGTATTAGTCCCAGTAGCTAATAATAATTCCAGTATAGATTGGAACTTAGAGAAAGATGAGTTTGTTCAATTGGTTTTAGAAAAATTAGAAAAAATAGCAGAATTTAAAGGAATAAGAGATCATATTGAAGAATTGAAAATAATAACTCCTGACGATTGGGAATCAGATTATGATGTATATAAAGGAGCAGTTTTTAATTTATCTCATGATTTAGGACAAATGTTATGGCTTAGACCTCACAACGAATTAGAAGGTTATAAAAATCTATTTTTAGTTGGAGGAGGAACTCATCCAGGAAGTGGATTACCTACGATTTATGGCTCAGCTAAAATTGTAACAGATTTAATAGAAAGAAAAAAGAAGCTATAG
- a CDS encoding FomA family porin-like outer membrane protein, with translation MKKNKLFFLAAMCTLTSLSFAKESLETPNKVETTEIEVVEIIPAKETFKLSGEIEQQLEYRGNPAGTPKDSRSANFRFRPVQGKLKLSEELSMDFRARLQTRAESGQSKNDKSDMRLRWYYDHGNFMDSGVKLISRLRLEKDSPNKGTWFGDTDIDSPGIADTEYKLNYVSDIRVMADLKSLMPSMISKFQIGPAYRYTWNSDVSGLYGNGIGFDLETTLNLPWKFKLDTNVYGTQWYFGHDIASQKGVSTTKDNAFVVSYEVLLKNNWDLYKFNNNKTKLNFGIEYGLDPAQNSDTKIFKTTSARNKKPTDGYYYLKARNILGLSHKYTDATTMYINFVEEYGNRKTAANEARDWSWAPEVIVGWVTKF, from the coding sequence ATGAAAAAAAATAAGCTATTTTTTTTAGCTGCCATGTGTACTTTAACATCTTTATCTTTTGCTAAGGAATCGTTAGAAACACCAAATAAAGTTGAAACTACTGAAATTGAAGTAGTTGAAATAATTCCTGCTAAAGAGACTTTTAAGCTTTCTGGAGAAATTGAACAGCAATTAGAATATCGTGGTAATCCTGCCGGGACACCTAAAGATTCTCGTTCTGCAAATTTTAGATTTAGACCTGTTCAAGGAAAACTTAAATTATCTGAAGAATTATCTATGGACTTTAGAGCAAGACTTCAAACAAGAGCTGAAAGTGGACAAAGTAAAAATGATAAAAGTGATATGAGACTTAGATGGTACTACGATCATGGTAATTTTATGGATAGTGGGGTTAAATTAATATCTAGATTAAGACTTGAAAAAGATTCTCCAAATAAAGGAACTTGGTTTGGTGATACTGATATTGATTCTCCAGGAATTGCAGATACAGAGTACAAACTTAACTACGTTTCTGATATAAGAGTTATGGCAGATCTTAAATCTTTAATGCCTTCTATGATATCTAAATTTCAAATAGGACCAGCTTATAGATACACTTGGAATTCTGACGTAAGTGGACTTTATGGAAATGGTATTGGATTTGATTTAGAAACAACTTTAAATCTTCCTTGGAAATTTAAACTTGATACAAATGTTTATGGAACACAATGGTATTTTGGACATGATATTGCTTCACAAAAAGGAGTATCAACAACTAAAGATAATGCTTTTGTTGTTTCTTATGAAGTTTTATTAAAAAATAATTGGGATTTATATAAATTTAATAATAATAAAACAAAACTTAATTTTGGTATAGAATATGGATTAGACCCTGCTCAAAATTCAGATACAAAAATTTTCAAAACTACTTCTGCTCGTAATAAAAAACCAACTGATGGTTATTATTATTTAAAAGCTAGAAATATACTTGGTCTTTCTCATAAATATACTGATGCTACTACAATGTATATTAATTTTGTTGAAGAATATGGAAATAGAAAAACTGCTGCTAACGAAGCTAGAGATTGGTCTTGGGCTCCAGAAGTTATCGTAGGATGGGTTACTAAGTTCTAA